In a single window of the Prochlorococcus marinus XMU1408 genome:
- the gshA gene encoding glutamate--cysteine ligase, with product MTDLMLLKGFEVELFTGTFAGTNVGVASSVTKDLLDFVKEPDQRNIEYITVPDKRYAVLKHALLLPRQKLRKWLDLKKLTILPGSTLSLGNTKIFERSDSKNLYHSFIEKNYGTKVVTASIHINLGIENLSLLFSALRLVRCEASLFLALSASSPFLEGKATGVHSQRWVQFPKTPSNVPMFLDHAHYVTWIEEQLSQGKMLNERHLWTSVRPNGPERPHLLNRLELRICDLVCNVDLLLAITALLELRIINLKNNLKKYDPIEASSKSSTELAFLSDENDLNAAKFSLDADLSHWRDGKQIKCIDWIKEILLDVTPLAKELDIFELLKPIESVLTNGNQSMIWLDSYSKGASIQSLLHKGINDMEREEANFIQMKSPT from the coding sequence ATGACCGATCTTATGCTTTTAAAGGGCTTTGAAGTGGAGCTTTTTACAGGTACATTTGCTGGTACAAATGTAGGGGTTGCGTCATCTGTTACTAAAGATCTTTTAGATTTTGTAAAAGAGCCTGATCAAAGAAATATTGAGTACATAACAGTTCCAGATAAAAGATATGCAGTTTTAAAACATGCGCTTTTACTACCCAGACAAAAACTTAGAAAATGGCTTGATTTAAAAAAATTGACTATTCTTCCAGGAAGTACATTGAGTCTTGGAAATACAAAAATTTTTGAAAGGTCAGATTCAAAAAATTTATATCACTCATTTATAGAAAAAAATTATGGAACAAAGGTTGTAACAGCAAGTATTCATATCAATTTAGGTATTGAAAATTTGTCCTTACTTTTTTCAGCCCTTCGTTTGGTTAGATGTGAAGCATCCTTATTTCTTGCATTAAGTGCTAGTTCTCCTTTCTTGGAAGGGAAGGCAACAGGGGTGCATTCTCAAAGATGGGTGCAATTCCCGAAGACACCATCAAATGTTCCTATGTTTTTGGATCATGCACATTATGTGACCTGGATTGAAGAGCAACTAAGTCAGGGCAAAATGCTTAATGAAAGACATTTATGGACATCAGTCAGACCAAATGGGCCAGAGAGGCCTCATCTTTTAAATAGATTAGAACTGAGGATATGTGATTTGGTATGCAATGTTGACTTGCTTTTGGCAATTACTGCATTATTGGAACTGAGAATTATTAATCTTAAAAACAACTTAAAAAAGTATGATCCAATCGAAGCAAGCTCAAAATCGTCAACAGAATTGGCTTTTTTATCAGATGAAAATGATTTGAATGCAGCTAAATTTAGTCTTGATGCAGATTTATCTCATTGGAGAGATGGAAAACAAATAAAGTGTATAGATTGGATAAAGGAAATTCTGTTAGATGTTACTCCTTTGGCGAAGGAGCTTGATATCTTTGAATTACTTAAACCTATCGAATCTGTTTTAACAAATGGAAATCAATCAATGATATGGCTTGATTCTTATTCGAAGGGTGCATCAATTCAGTCCTTGCTTCATAAAGGTATTAATGATATGGAACGAGAAGAAGCGAATTTCATTCAAATGAAATCACCGACTTAG
- a CDS encoding sensor histidine kinase, whose translation MSSSLVTIQDLQKRMAQGVLNTSCSESAVRRMWWAALDTLQSDILMPMNLTRGLWLSSPLPALYEPKLLKKFQGWVWAPKDLFNLANPSVGILPPSQSVSMDIHSDSSNYERLTLLEEDGNDPLLIVITPEIQIALALEGECHERKLLMRSDPETLSDLLTLLDNRLNTENIEQANNLRNALEEMGQLKTNDDLSKVFWPLLSQRLADIAPSLNIQTLPDNIINDDDKSSSKSNEITLLEALTHEIRTPLATIRTLIRSLMRKQDLPKVVANRLKQIDIECTEQIDRFGLIFNAVELERSKPEQTNLALTDLGKMITMLSPVWSNQLERKGLKLILDITSDLPKVLSDSEGLELMLTGLIDRNTRGLQTGGELTLKLRPAGQRLKLQILTQLSTTHTSEAPENVSNEEIGPVLSWNPATGNLQLSQAATQRLLKSLGGRLTNRRDSGITIFFPISELKEFDSVD comes from the coding sequence GTGAGCTCGTCTCTAGTAACAATTCAAGATTTACAAAAAAGGATGGCTCAAGGCGTCCTTAACACTTCATGCAGTGAATCTGCAGTGCGAAGAATGTGGTGGGCAGCGTTGGATACTCTGCAGTCAGATATTTTGATGCCTATGAATCTGACTAGAGGTTTGTGGCTGTCTTCTCCATTACCGGCTCTTTATGAACCAAAATTATTGAAGAAATTTCAAGGATGGGTTTGGGCACCAAAGGATTTGTTTAATCTTGCAAATCCTTCTGTGGGGATATTGCCTCCCAGTCAATCAGTTTCGATGGATATTCATAGTGATTCCTCAAACTATGAGCGATTGACTCTTCTTGAGGAAGATGGGAATGATCCTTTGCTAATAGTTATTACTCCTGAAATTCAGATTGCACTTGCTTTAGAAGGTGAATGTCATGAGCGCAAATTATTGATGCGCAGTGATCCTGAAACTTTGAGTGATCTTTTAACATTGCTTGATAATAGATTGAATACAGAAAATATTGAACAGGCTAATAATCTTAGAAACGCTCTTGAAGAGATGGGTCAGTTAAAAACAAATGATGATCTATCCAAAGTCTTTTGGCCTTTATTATCTCAACGTTTGGCAGATATTGCACCAAGTTTAAATATCCAGACTTTGCCAGACAACATAATTAATGATGATGATAAATCAAGTTCAAAAAGTAATGAAATCACCTTGCTTGAAGCTTTGACACATGAAATTAGAACTCCTTTGGCGACAATCAGAACTTTGATAAGATCTCTTATGAGAAAGCAAGATTTACCTAAAGTTGTTGCAAATCGTTTGAAGCAAATAGATATTGAATGTACAGAACAAATTGATCGATTTGGTTTGATTTTTAATGCAGTTGAGTTGGAGAGAAGCAAGCCAGAACAAACTAATTTAGCTCTAACTGATTTAGGTAAAATGATCACAATGCTTTCTCCCGTTTGGAGTAATCAGCTAGAGCGAAAAGGGTTAAAACTTATTCTTGACATCACTTCAGATTTGCCAAAAGTTTTGAGTGATTCTGAAGGTCTTGAATTGATGTTGACTGGTCTTATTGACCGCAATACTCGAGGATTACAAACTGGTGGGGAATTAACTTTGAAATTGAGACCAGCTGGGCAAAGACTAAAGCTTCAAATCTTAACGCAGCTTTCTACAACCCATACTTCAGAAGCGCCTGAAAACGTTTCAAATGAGGAAATTGGTCCAGTTCTTAGCTGGAATCCAGCAACGGGAAATTTACAGCTTAGTCAGGCTGCTACTCAAAGGCTGTTAAAAAGTCTTGGTGGTCGTCTTACTAATAGGAGAGATAGTGGAATAACAATATTTTTTCCTATTTCCGAATTAAAAGAATTTGATTCTGTTGATTAA
- the psaD gene encoding photosystem I reaction center subunit II: MTEVLPGSLPKHIGSTGGLLNSAETEEKYAITWTSKSSEVFELPTGGAAVMHAGENLMYFARKEQCFALNTQLRGFKPRIETCQIYRIYPGGDRELLFPKDGVFSEKPNEGRLKEGYNNRRIGENPNPASLKFSGKNTYDA; encoded by the coding sequence ATGACCGAAGTATTACCTGGATCACTTCCGAAGCATATTGGTAGCACTGGGGGATTATTAAACTCGGCTGAAACCGAGGAAAAATATGCAATTACTTGGACAAGTAAGTCTTCTGAGGTCTTTGAACTTCCAACTGGTGGCGCTGCCGTAATGCATGCGGGTGAAAATCTTATGTACTTTGCTCGAAAAGAACAGTGTTTTGCTTTGAATACTCAATTGAGAGGATTTAAGCCAAGAATAGAAACTTGTCAAATATATAGAATTTATCCTGGAGGAGATAGAGAATTACTTTTCCCGAAAGATGGCGTTTTCTCTGAGAAGCCAAATGAAGGTCGTCTGAAAGAAGGTTATAACAATAGGCGAATTGGCGAAAATCCTAATCCAGCAAGCTTGAAATTTAGCGGAAAAAATACTTACGATGCATAA
- a CDS encoding anthranilate synthase component I family protein, whose product MHSSDKKQFLLSASSGANYIPLAKSWPADLETPLSTWLKVGNHNAPGVLLESVEGGENIGRWSVVASDPLWKVIVRGNELTRLWRDGKEEKFHGSPIETLRKMLAPYKSVSLSGLPQLGQLFGMWGYELIQWIEPSVPTYELTDQELPDGIWMFMDKILIFDQVKRLITAVAYGNLSQGISVEKAYETACKQINELQDLMAEPLKPIKSLKWNEKGNRSIDMTFNTTKSEFENSVRLAKEFIKKGDVFQLVLSQKLESTVSQKPFELYRSLRMVNPSPFMAFFDFGDWQLIGSSPEVMVKAQQTEKGIQASLRPIAGTRPRGKNELEDAMLEKDLLKDPKERAEHVMLVDLGRNDLGRVCFPGSVFVKELMVIEKYSHVMHIVSEVEGYLEKGKDVWDLLIASFPAGTVSGAPKIRAMQLINQLEKQRRGPYSGVYGSIDLNGALNTAITIRTMVVRKKNKHDFTVQVQAGAGVVADSIPSNEYQETLNKARGMFTALACLVGPDL is encoded by the coding sequence ATGCATAGTTCAGATAAGAAACAATTTCTTCTATCAGCCTCCAGCGGGGCAAACTATATTCCACTGGCAAAAAGTTGGCCAGCGGATCTAGAAACACCCCTATCGACTTGGCTTAAGGTTGGGAACCATAACGCACCAGGGGTTTTACTTGAATCAGTGGAAGGTGGAGAAAACATAGGGAGGTGGAGTGTAGTTGCATCAGATCCTCTTTGGAAGGTGATAGTTAGGGGTAATGAATTGACAAGATTATGGAGAGATGGGAAAGAAGAAAAGTTCCATGGAAGTCCGATTGAAACTCTAAGAAAAATGCTTGCGCCCTATAAATCTGTTTCTTTGTCAGGCTTACCGCAATTAGGACAACTCTTTGGAATGTGGGGGTATGAACTAATTCAATGGATTGAGCCTTCAGTTCCTACTTATGAATTAACTGATCAAGAGTTGCCAGATGGGATTTGGATGTTTATGGATAAAATTCTTATTTTTGATCAAGTCAAACGTCTAATCACAGCTGTTGCATATGGAAATTTAAGTCAGGGTATTTCTGTTGAAAAGGCTTATGAAACTGCCTGTAAACAAATCAACGAACTTCAAGATTTAATGGCAGAGCCTTTAAAGCCTATTAAGTCTTTAAAGTGGAATGAAAAAGGTAATAGATCAATTGATATGACTTTCAATACTACAAAAAGTGAATTTGAAAATAGTGTTAGATTAGCAAAAGAATTTATTAAAAAAGGTGATGTTTTTCAATTAGTCCTTAGTCAAAAATTGGAGTCGACTGTTTCGCAAAAGCCATTTGAATTATATAGAAGCTTGAGGATGGTTAATCCTTCACCATTTATGGCATTTTTTGATTTTGGAGATTGGCAACTGATCGGCTCAAGTCCGGAAGTGATGGTTAAAGCCCAACAAACAGAAAAAGGCATTCAAGCTAGTTTGAGACCAATAGCAGGCACTCGTCCAAGAGGTAAAAATGAGTTAGAAGATGCAATGCTAGAGAAAGATCTTTTAAAAGATCCTAAAGAAAGAGCTGAACATGTCATGTTAGTAGATCTTGGTCGAAATGATTTAGGTCGAGTTTGCTTTCCAGGTAGTGTTTTTGTAAAAGAATTAATGGTCATAGAAAAATATTCGCATGTAATGCACATAGTTAGTGAGGTGGAAGGCTATCTAGAAAAAGGAAAGGATGTTTGGGATTTGTTGATTGCTTCTTTCCCTGCTGGGACTGTTAGTGGTGCTCCAAAGATAAGAGCAATGCAATTAATTAATCAACTAGAAAAACAACGACGAGGCCCTTATTCTGGCGTTTATGGGTCTATTGATCTAAATGGAGCATTGAATACAGCTATTACTATCAGAACAATGGTTGTACGTAAGAAAAATAAACATGATTTTACTGTACAAGTTCAGGCTGGGGCTGGAGTTGTTGCGGATTCCATTCCTTCTAATGAGTATCAAGAAACTTTAAATAAGGCGAGAGGAATGTTTACTGCTTTAGCTTGCTTAGTAGGTCCTGACTTATGA